Sequence from the Myxococcota bacterium genome:
AATGGCAGAAGCCCGAGATCGGGGAGCAGGCCGTCGCCGGCATGCTCGAGTCACCCCTCGAAGACCGGCTCGGCGTGCTGGCCGCCTTCGGGATCCCGGATGCGGTCGCGCGGGAGATCGCCGCCGCACAGGGGCCCGAGATGTCGCGCTGTGTCCTCTCGCTCTACCGCTCCGCGGCGCAGCCGGCCATGAAGGAGCTGGGCTTGCAGCTCGGGTCCAGCGAGCAGCGACCCGGCCGCATCTTCTACGCAACCGGGGATCCCTACGCGGGCACGCGCGAGATGTGCGAGAGCGTGGCCGGACGCCTCGGCGCCGGCTTCACCGTCCTCGAAGGTCGCACCCACTGGTGGATGTTCGGGGAGCTCGCCCCGGTGGCGGACGCGCTGATCGCCCACTGGGACGCGGCCTGATCCCGAATCTGCGCCGCCACGTCTTCGCGCCCCACCTGGCAGCCCATTCTGGAGACTCTGGTTGAGCGACCGGTCCCCGCCGCCCGCGATCTACTACGAAGACTATGCGCCCGGCGTGGTCGAGACGATGGGTTCCTACACCGTCTCGAAGGAAGAGATCGTGGAGTTCGCGTCGCGCTACGACCCGCAACCTTTTCACCTGGACGAAGCCGCCGCAAACGCCTCGATCTTCGGCGGTCTCACGGCCTCGTCGACCCACACCTTCGCGCTGATGGGTCTGATCAATGCGAAGCGCGGCGTCCAGCCGGCGGTCGTGGCCAACCTCGGCGCCGACTCGCTGAAGTTCCCCGAGCCTGTGCGCCCCGGCGACACGTTGACGCTGACCGGGGAGTGCCTCACGAAGCGTGTCTCGAAGTCACGCCCCGGGCTCGGCATCGTGACCTCGCGCACCTGTCTCTGGAATCAGCGGGGCGAGCTCGTGATGGAAACCGACACGAAGTACATGGTGAAGCTGCGCGGCGCCCGGTGAGGGGAGGCGTGGTCGCGCCGAGCCGCCGGGGATCGCCGAAGTGACGTACTCCGCTGTAGGATTCCGGAACCCGGAGATCCCCGGGGCGGATGTCGGAGACAGGAACCTCGTGAGACCCTCCCCCACTCTTCCCTGGAAGGCATGCGTCGCGCTGCTCGTATGGGTCGGCGTGATCGTACTGGTCGGCTGTCAAGGCACCTCGGGAAACGAGCCTCCGCCGGATGCAGCGCTGGCCCCGAAAGGCGCGATCGGTGTCGGCGCGGTGTACGCCGAGTTGAGCGACCGCGCCGACCGCGAAGTCCTGGTCCACGGCGTCGTCACCAAGGTGAACAGCGCCATCGGCTGGTACTGGGTGCACCTCCGAGATGCGAGCGACGACGCTGCGGTGGCCGACTACGACCTCACGGTGCAGACGAAGGATTGGGTCAGCGAGGGTCAGCGCGTCGTCTACCGTGGGCTCCTCCGTCAGGACGTCGACCTCGGCTTCGGCTACCACTACGACGCTCTGGTCGAAGAGGCGGAACTGCTTCCGTGAGCTTCCGGCGCGGTGCGGGGATCGCGCTTGCGCGGCGCCGCCGCAGCCTGGCGTCAGCGCGCCAGCAACGCCGCAGCGACCGTCCGGCGCAGTACCGCCAACGCACGGCGCTCGCTCCAACCGCAGTCGTCGGTCAGCAAGCCATAGACCTGGACACTGACGGCGGCCCAGAGGTATTCGGCGGCCTCGCCCAGCCCCCACTCGGGCGCGAGCGCCCCGTCGCGACGAAGCGACTTCACGAGCTCGAGGAGCCACCCGC
This genomic interval carries:
- a CDS encoding MaoC family dehydratase codes for the protein MSDRSPPPAIYYEDYAPGVVETMGSYTVSKEEIVEFASRYDPQPFHLDEAAANASIFGGLTASSTHTFALMGLINAKRGVQPAVVANLGADSLKFPEPVRPGDTLTLTGECLTKRVSKSRPGLGIVTSRTCLWNQRGELVMETDTKYMVKLRGAR
- a CDS encoding alpha/beta fold hydrolase; amino-acid sequence: MPKLFVHGNPETAALWNPLFDALRAKGVDDLEALSPPGFGAPVPADFAATREAYRDWLIGEIEARGGAADLVGHDWGAGHVLGTLAERPDLFRSWATDCAGLVHEDYVWHDMALEWQKPEIGEQAVAGMLESPLEDRLGVLAAFGIPDAVAREIAAAQGPEMSRCVLSLYRSAAQPAMKELGLQLGSSEQRPGRIFYATGDPYAGTREMCESVAGRLGAGFTVLEGRTHWWMFGELAPVADALIAHWDAA